Below is a genomic region from Brassica oleracea var. oleracea cultivar TO1000 chromosome C9, BOL, whole genome shotgun sequence.
AAAAGGATTCAAGTACAAGAAAGATTCGGTGATGCAAGTGACAAAGGAGGGTTATATGCAATGCAATTCGTCGCACCCAAGATTCTACTCGAATACGGGCAAGACCCGGTTCATGTTTGATCACTCAGTTCCTTACTATTTCATAAGTGGAACGTCTGGTCACTGTGAAAAAGGTCAGAAGATGATCGTCGAGGTCATGACCCACGACCGTACCACCACATCCGTAGCTCCTACGCCTGCAATTGCCGTTTGGTTGTGTTTCTTCAGCTTCACGTTATCTCTTGTAGCTTAGTGTCAGTGTTAGATTTAGGTTCAAATTAGCTTGTTTATGTTTGCTGCTTCTATGGTAATTTCGTATTCTTTTTTAAAAAAAAATTAGAGCTCATATATTTGCTAGTTGTACAGTTTTATATAAACTTTTTATTTGTGAGTCTAGTCTCTCTTTTCTTAATATACCTAGTGGAGATTGTTTGACATTAAAAGAAAACACATAGATTTGTTTTTCATTCCATACCACTGTTTTCATAATTACCATTTAAATAAACAAATAACACTTAAAATTTCTTTTAAAATATACACTTAAATGTGACATAGCTTCCAATTTTTTTTAATGTTTTACTATTATTACAAAAAAATTATTCGTTTACACACGGAGTTTAATTAATTAATCGCACTCAGTTTTAAAGAAAACTATAATAACATAATCATAGTAATTAATTCAATGATTGCAAAATTCCAAACACTTGACGGAAGCAACATTGTCGTCATTGTCTTTTATCCCAACAACTATGATCACCATGATCTAAAAGTGTAAACAAATATTTTATTCTTGATTATTTTGGTCCGATCAAATCAAATATTCTTAAGAAAATATTAATAGTTATCGAAATTTTAGCA
It encodes:
- the LOC106317562 gene encoding early nodulin-like protein 1, giving the protein MFLWLVIVLMVSGSVSSNEYKLHWVIPPANVSTSLNDWASGQRFQVGDTIRFKYKKDSVMQVTKEGYMQCNSSHPRFYSNTGKTRFMFDHSVPYYFISGTSGHCEKGQKMIVEVMTHDRTTTSVAPTPAIAVWLCFFSFTLSLVA